A genomic region of Photobacterium swingsii contains the following coding sequences:
- the mukB gene encoding chromosome partition protein MukB, with the protein MERGKYQSLTMVNWNGFFARTFDIDNLVTTLSGGNGAGKSTTMAAFITSLIPDQSLLHFRNTTEAGSSASSRDKGLHGKLKPGACYSALDVVNSKNQRIIFAVRLQQVAGRDKKVDIKPFIIQGLPSHIKPTEILVETVSETQARVRQLNEVKDGIAEIEGVVFKAFNSVTDYHAQMFEFGVLPKKLRNSTDRSKFYRLIEASLYGGISSAITRSLRDYLLPQNTGVKKAFQDMEAALRENRMTLEAIKLTQSDRDLFKHLISEATNYVAADYMRHANDRQQRLDKTLRLRGELLGSRQSLMDQQSTLTNHSAELDELTERESSLEQDHQAASDHLQLVQTAVRQQEKIERYKEDLEELTERLEEQVMVVEEAAEQLAMAEEQALLTEEEVDSLKTQLADYQQALDMQQTRALQYQQAVQALEKARQLSGDEQLLADNAPAYLSQLKQAEEQKTTALLALKHKLDMSSAAVQQFEKGLQIVTTIAGAVDRAQAGTKAKELIAHARQLRHVAERGEQLKAQYRDLERSVRQQRQAKELAEAYSKRFATQIDGDLALAEEQARHEATLESLEQTQESLVEQRSELRGQEQQLAVQIKQHEAKAPAWIAASDALEKLAEQSQLELFDSNAVMSAMQQTLDSERQVSAMRDQLAQRKSQLEKDIERLAQPGGSDDSELRSLADTLGGTMLSEIYDDITLADAPYFSAMYGPARHAIVVPDLKGIKDKLIALEDCPDDLYIIEGDADSFDDSGFDVDELEQAVCVHLNDRQLRYSRFPKVPLFGRAAREQRLEHLREERDQVVEDHAKAAFDSQKLQRLYQSFNSFVATHMSVAFQPDPEAELKAARDKRNQLVRQLSEMDAQEQQQRSQLTAAREGLTLLGKLSPMVNLLEDETVVERFAEIEQQLSQLDEARNYLDRHGKAISELEGIASALDVDPQQFDALNIQYQDADQTLQALKKEIFAVADLAERRHHFGYADSVELLGKSSELNEQLKAKLVAAERERNRCRDALKQARAQANQYNQLMASLKSSHQAKLETVQEFERELQELGVRADVEAEERARLRRDELNERLQSSRTRRSQLEKAITSIELEMKGLAKRLRKVGKEYQDLRKLVVNAKAGWCAVLRLARENDVERRLHRREMAYMSADELRSLSDKSLGALRLAVADNEDLRDSLRASEDISRPERKVLFYIAVYQHLRERIRHDIIRTDDPVEAIEEMEVELARLTEELTAREQRLAISSDSVANIIRKTIQREQNRIRMLNQGLMNIGFGQVKGVRLNVKVRETHESLLAGLAEQQDQHQDLFGNNRLTFSEAMAKLFQRLNPHIDMGQRSPQILGEELLDYRNYLELSIEVNRGTDGWLQAESGALSTGEAIGTGQAILLMVIQSWEEESRRLRGKDVIPCRLLFLDEAARLDAKSISTLFELCDRLDMQLLIAAPENISPEKGTTYKLVRKIFKDREHVHVVGLRGFGQEPKPQANIQDMLDLNPASVE; encoded by the coding sequence TGATAACCTAGTAACAACCCTATCGGGCGGTAACGGTGCAGGTAAGTCGACCACGATGGCGGCGTTTATTACCTCACTGATCCCCGATCAAAGTCTACTGCATTTTCGTAATACCACGGAAGCGGGCAGTTCAGCGTCTTCACGCGACAAAGGCTTACACGGTAAGTTAAAGCCGGGTGCCTGTTATTCTGCACTTGATGTAGTTAACTCGAAAAACCAACGTATTATCTTTGCGGTACGCCTACAACAAGTGGCGGGTCGTGATAAGAAAGTGGATATCAAGCCTTTCATTATTCAAGGCTTACCGTCACACATTAAGCCAACTGAAATCTTGGTTGAGACGGTATCGGAAACACAAGCGCGTGTTCGCCAATTGAATGAAGTAAAAGACGGTATTGCAGAGATTGAAGGTGTTGTATTCAAAGCCTTTAACTCAGTAACTGATTACCATGCGCAAATGTTTGAATTCGGTGTACTACCGAAGAAACTGCGTAACAGTACCGACCGGTCTAAGTTCTACCGTCTGATCGAAGCCTCGCTGTACGGTGGTATTTCTAGTGCGATCACCCGCTCTTTGCGTGATTACCTATTGCCGCAAAACACAGGTGTTAAGAAAGCCTTCCAAGACATGGAAGCAGCACTGCGTGAAAACCGTATGACGCTAGAAGCGATCAAGCTAACACAAAGCGATCGTGATTTATTTAAGCACTTGATCTCAGAAGCGACTAACTATGTTGCGGCTGACTACATGCGCCACGCCAACGATCGTCAACAGCGGCTAGATAAGACATTACGCTTACGTGGTGAACTACTGGGTTCGCGTCAAAGCTTGATGGATCAGCAATCAACCTTGACTAATCACAGTGCTGAGCTTGATGAACTGACCGAACGTGAATCATCACTAGAACAAGATCATCAAGCGGCATCGGATCATCTACAGTTGGTGCAAACGGCTGTTCGTCAGCAAGAAAAGATCGAGCGTTACAAAGAAGATCTTGAAGAGCTGACTGAGCGCCTAGAAGAGCAAGTGATGGTGGTGGAAGAAGCCGCTGAACAACTTGCAATGGCTGAAGAGCAAGCGCTATTAACGGAAGAAGAAGTTGATAGTCTAAAAACACAACTTGCTGATTACCAACAAGCGTTGGATATGCAGCAAACGCGTGCACTTCAATATCAACAAGCGGTTCAAGCACTGGAAAAAGCACGTCAGCTTTCAGGTGATGAACAACTGCTTGCGGATAATGCCCCAGCTTATCTTTCTCAGCTTAAGCAGGCTGAAGAACAGAAAACTACAGCACTCTTGGCGCTTAAGCATAAGCTTGATATGTCATCGGCTGCGGTTCAACAGTTTGAAAAAGGTTTGCAGATTGTCACGACGATTGCAGGTGCAGTCGATCGTGCACAAGCTGGCACGAAAGCGAAAGAGCTGATTGCCCATGCTCGTCAACTCCGTCATGTGGCAGAGCGTGGTGAACAACTTAAAGCACAATACCGTGATTTAGAGCGTAGCGTTCGTCAACAACGTCAAGCCAAAGAGTTAGCGGAAGCCTACAGCAAACGCTTTGCCACTCAAATTGACGGCGATCTTGCATTAGCGGAAGAACAAGCCCGCCATGAAGCAACACTTGAGTCGTTAGAGCAAACACAAGAAAGCTTGGTTGAGCAGCGTAGTGAATTACGTGGCCAAGAGCAGCAACTCGCAGTGCAAATCAAGCAACATGAAGCGAAAGCGCCTGCTTGGATTGCGGCAAGTGATGCACTTGAAAAGCTGGCTGAACAATCGCAATTAGAGTTGTTCGATAGCAACGCTGTAATGAGTGCCATGCAGCAAACGCTGGATAGCGAACGTCAAGTATCGGCAATGCGCGATCAGTTGGCGCAGCGTAAGAGCCAGTTAGAAAAAGATATCGAGCGTCTTGCTCAACCAGGGGGTAGCGATGATTCAGAGCTACGTTCACTGGCAGATACGTTAGGCGGCACCATGCTGTCTGAGATCTATGACGATATCACGCTAGCTGATGCGCCGTATTTCAGTGCGATGTACGGTCCTGCGCGTCATGCGATTGTTGTTCCTGATCTTAAAGGCATTAAAGACAAGCTGATTGCGCTAGAAGATTGTCCTGACGATCTTTACATTATTGAAGGTGATGCTGATTCATTTGATGACAGCGGCTTTGATGTGGATGAGCTAGAGCAAGCGGTTTGTGTTCACTTAAACGATCGTCAACTACGTTATTCGCGTTTCCCGAAAGTACCATTGTTTGGTCGTGCGGCGCGTGAACAACGTTTAGAGCATTTACGTGAAGAGCGCGATCAAGTTGTTGAAGATCACGCAAAAGCAGCATTTGATTCGCAAAAACTACAGCGTTTGTACCAAAGCTTTAATAGCTTTGTTGCGACTCACATGTCGGTTGCATTCCAGCCAGATCCAGAAGCAGAGCTGAAAGCAGCACGTGACAAGCGTAACCAATTGGTGCGTCAGCTGTCTGAAATGGATGCGCAAGAGCAGCAACAACGTAGCCAGTTAACGGCGGCGCGTGAAGGTTTAACATTGCTGGGCAAACTAAGCCCAATGGTCAACCTGCTTGAAGACGAAACTGTTGTTGAGCGTTTTGCAGAAATCGAACAACAGCTGTCTCAACTTGATGAAGCACGTAACTACCTTGACCGCCACGGTAAGGCAATTTCTGAGCTTGAAGGTATCGCCTCGGCGCTAGATGTTGACCCGCAGCAATTTGATGCGCTAAACATCCAGTACCAAGATGCAGACCAAACACTGCAAGCATTGAAGAAAGAAATCTTTGCAGTTGCAGATTTAGCAGAGCGCCGTCACCACTTTGGTTACGCTGATTCTGTTGAATTGCTTGGCAAGAGTTCAGAGCTTAATGAACAGCTTAAAGCCAAATTGGTTGCTGCTGAGCGTGAACGTAACCGTTGCCGTGATGCGCTGAAACAAGCGCGTGCACAAGCGAACCAATACAATCAGCTAATGGCATCGTTGAAGAGTTCGCATCAAGCGAAACTGGAAACCGTGCAAGAGTTCGAGCGTGAGCTACAAGAGTTGGGTGTACGTGCCGATGTGGAAGCAGAAGAGCGCGCTCGCTTACGCCGTGATGAACTGAACGAGCGCTTACAAAGTTCTCGTACTCGTCGTAGCCAACTTGAAAAAGCGATCACCTCAATTGAGCTTGAGATGAAAGGCTTGGCGAAACGTCTACGCAAAGTGGGCAAAGAGTACCAAGATTTGCGTAAGCTGGTGGTGAATGCCAAAGCAGGCTGGTGTGCTGTATTGCGTTTAGCGCGTGAAAACGATGTTGAACGTCGTCTACACCGTCGTGAAATGGCCTACATGTCTGCTGATGAGTTACGTTCACTGTCGGATAAATCACTGGGTGCCTTGCGTCTAGCGGTTGCGGATAATGAAGATCTGCGTGATTCACTGCGTGCATCGGAAGATATTTCACGTCCAGAACGTAAAGTCTTGTTCTACATCGCAGTGTACCAACACCTGCGTGAGCGTATTCGCCACGATATCATTCGCACCGATGATCCGGTTGAAGCGATTGAAGAGATGGAAGTGGAGTTAGCCCGTCTAACAGAAGAGCTAACAGCACGTGAGCAACGCCTAGCAATCAGCTCTGACTCTGTCGCGAACATTATTCGTAAAACGATTCAGCGTGAGCAAAACCGTATTCGTATGCTAAACCAAGGCTTGATGAACATTGGCTTTGGTCAGGTGAAAGGCGTGCGTCTAAACGTTAAAGTACGTGAGACGCATGAATCACTATTGGCAGGTTTGGCTGAGCAGCAAGACCAGCATCAAGACTTGTTTGGTAACAACCGTTTGACCTTCTCTGAAGCGATGGCGAAGTTGTTCCAACGTTTGAATCCACATATCGATATGGGTCAACGTTCGCCACAAATCTTGGGTGAAGAGCTATTGGATTACCGTAATTACCTAGAGCTAAGCATTGAAGTGAACCGTGGTACAGACGGTTGGCTACAAGCGGAGTCGGGTGCACTCTCAACGGGTGAAGCAATTGGTACAGGTCAGGCAATCTTGCTGATGGTTATCCAAAGCTGGGAAGAAGAATCTCGCCGTTTACGTGGTAAAGATGTTATTCCTTGTCGCTTGCTGTTCTTGGATGAGGCCGCACGTCTGGATGCGAAATCTATCTCGACCTTGTTCGAGCTATGTGACCGCTTAGATATGCAATTATTGATTGCTGCGCCTGAAAATATCAGCCCAGAGAAAGGGACGACCTATAAGCTTGTGCGTAAGATCTTTAAAGACCGTGAACACGTACACGTGGTGGGCTTACGTGGTTTTGGTCAAGAACCTAAGCCGCAAGCTAACATTCAAGACATGCTGGATTTAAACCCTGCAAGTGTTGAGTAG
- the ebgR gene encoding transcriptional regulator EbgR, translating into MATLKEIAKKADVSISTVSRVLNDDKTLSVKDGTRHRVLEIAEKLQYQFNKTKNEDIHSFLVIYNYGRDVEVDDPYYLSIRHGIEMQCDKLDISLTHQFKGEPLIKRSNITGVIVVGYGQEAINNANKLTDNICLVDFHDETSNYDSVNVNLRQLSRSVVDFFHNQGYQRVGFIGGYDEKNKVDIRESTFSLYGEYLGIVAQEDIYRGEFSSLSGYKLACEMLSKSDHPQALFIANDSIAVGVLRALNEKGIKVPEEIALVSVNDIPSAKFTSPPLTTVKIHSGMMGLQAVNMLVEKHRDGRQLPLQANINFELVFRETTR; encoded by the coding sequence ATGGCGACACTGAAGGAAATTGCTAAAAAAGCGGATGTTTCTATTTCGACTGTCTCACGAGTTTTAAATGATGATAAAACCCTAAGTGTAAAAGATGGCACAAGACACAGAGTTCTTGAAATAGCAGAAAAGTTACAATACCAGTTTAATAAAACAAAGAATGAAGATATTCACTCTTTCTTGGTCATTTATAATTATGGCCGCGATGTAGAAGTTGATGACCCCTATTATCTTTCGATACGCCACGGAATAGAAATGCAGTGTGACAAGCTTGATATTTCACTTACTCATCAGTTTAAAGGCGAGCCGTTGATTAAACGCAGCAATATTACTGGCGTGATCGTTGTAGGCTATGGGCAAGAAGCCATAAACAATGCAAATAAATTAACAGATAATATATGTTTGGTTGATTTCCACGATGAGACTTCAAATTATGATTCCGTTAATGTAAACCTCCGCCAATTAAGTCGCAGCGTTGTAGACTTCTTCCATAATCAAGGTTATCAAAGAGTCGGGTTCATTGGAGGCTATGATGAGAAAAATAAGGTCGATATTCGTGAATCAACATTTAGCTTGTACGGTGAATACCTAGGTATAGTGGCTCAAGAAGATATTTATAGAGGAGAGTTCTCTAGCCTTTCCGGTTATAAACTTGCCTGCGAGATGTTGTCGAAGTCAGATCATCCACAAGCATTATTCATCGCAAATGACTCAATAGCAGTAGGTGTACTGAGGGCTCTCAATGAAAAAGGAATAAAAGTGCCAGAAGAAATCGCATTGGTTAGCGTAAATGATATACCTTCCGCAAAATTTACCTCCCCTCCACTCACAACCGTAAAAATTCACTCCGGAATGATGGGCTTACAAGCCGTCAATATGTTAGTAGAAAAGCACAGAGATGGGCGTCAATTGCCACTACAAGCCAATATTAATTTTGAATTAGTCTTTAGAGAAACGACTCGCTAA
- a CDS encoding glycoside hydrolase family 2 TIM barrel-domain containing protein — MDRRLIDHLYEDLDGIPRVLEEHTINGIYKEPPRPFLFPFTNEFEAIANDPASTQNFLSLNGLWKFNLATKPEQRERRFFEKDFDASSWDMIKVPANWEPQGWDNAIYVDERYAFDATCPNVPREYNPVGSYITEFDLDDTWQGEETFLHIGGVRTAAFIWINGERVGYTQNSKNPAEFRISDHIVKGKNKIAVQVYRWSNASYVEKQDMLDMSGFEREVFIYSTASHRIYDVYFQQTLSDDFQSASFSITTQIQNYLNESSQLYVKAELLDNRASMAGVFTHQAALECGAGDSEMCFQGHIETPKLWTAETPNLYTLLVTIFDSEHNLIEVTSHKVGFRRVSIEDGRLLVNGVAIKIKGVNRHELHPTLGHVPTEENMLRDIQLMKEHNINAVRTSHFPCHSRWYQLCDQYGLYVIDEANIESHPLALSPDTQIGDDESWLPAHLDRVKAMVERDKNHPSIIIWSMGNEAGTGMIFDTMYNWIKERDNSRPVQYEPAGELTYTDIVCPMYPTLERLEAFAKQGDSRPMIMIEYAHAMGNSVGILSDYWRIIDANDNLQGGFIWEWMDHALELTNERGEKYWGYGKDYHPTMQTDGNFMNDGLVGADRVPHPHMTEVKKVYSPIRFNAINAENGIFEIQNRYDFINLQHLEITYEILADGEAVHSGFIAIDDVQPNTRAEFVVDINHDVFTAGKEHIITLSAREKYQSGLLGLGAEIGWGQFNLTERSVAQNTASQHIINSNTVAGSTPSIEQTADYVAVTGDGVRFVFCSQTGDLKQYQVGTLNITDFSFIPNFWRGMTDNDLGAGVHEFASVWKEAGQNKELLNLGCDTNDSLNAVVIKAQFALPAVSSEVTYTYTVFSSGEMKVDFDLEVGDSELPILPRVGSQIILPQEFMYMKWYGRGAVETYSDRKGQKVGVFGGTLWDNFHAYPRPQESGNKTDVRWFKLTNLHGQGIEVVADDQLLNMSAWPFEAKELDFVPDLESESASGLTPISQKHGVDVQPSGVTTLNIDLAQMGTGGQNSWGSLPPAQYQLPAKNYNYSFTVRPIN, encoded by the coding sequence ATGGATAGAAGACTTATCGATCATTTATATGAAGATCTTGATGGAATTCCACGAGTTTTAGAAGAGCATACAATTAATGGAATATATAAAGAGCCGCCTCGTCCGTTCTTATTTCCATTTACTAATGAATTCGAAGCAATTGCCAATGATCCTGCTAGCACGCAAAATTTCCTGTCGTTAAATGGATTATGGAAATTTAATTTAGCGACCAAGCCAGAACAAAGAGAGCGACGCTTTTTTGAAAAGGATTTTGATGCAAGCAGCTGGGATATGATCAAAGTACCAGCCAACTGGGAACCTCAGGGGTGGGATAATGCAATTTATGTAGATGAGCGCTACGCGTTTGATGCAACTTGTCCTAATGTGCCTCGTGAATACAATCCTGTTGGCTCTTATATCACCGAATTTGATCTTGATGACACATGGCAAGGTGAAGAGACGTTTCTTCATATTGGTGGTGTTCGTACTGCCGCCTTTATCTGGATTAACGGTGAACGCGTCGGCTATACCCAAAACAGTAAAAACCCGGCTGAATTCCGCATTAGCGACCACATAGTGAAGGGCAAAAACAAAATTGCTGTTCAAGTTTATCGCTGGTCTAACGCGAGCTATGTAGAGAAGCAAGACATGCTTGATATGTCGGGCTTTGAGCGTGAAGTCTTTATCTATTCAACGGCATCTCACCGTATTTATGATGTTTATTTTCAGCAAACGTTATCAGACGACTTCCAAAGTGCATCATTTAGCATCACAACCCAAATTCAGAACTACTTAAATGAGTCTTCTCAGCTCTATGTAAAAGCCGAGCTGCTAGATAATCGCGCGAGCATGGCTGGTGTTTTCACCCACCAAGCAGCTTTAGAGTGTGGAGCGGGTGATTCAGAAATGTGTTTTCAAGGCCATATTGAAACGCCGAAGCTTTGGACGGCTGAAACGCCTAACTTATACACCTTGCTAGTGACTATTTTCGATAGCGAACACAACCTTATTGAAGTAACTAGCCACAAGGTCGGCTTTAGACGAGTAAGCATTGAGGACGGTCGCCTGCTTGTGAATGGCGTTGCGATCAAGATTAAAGGTGTTAACCGTCATGAGTTGCACCCAACACTAGGCCATGTACCGACCGAAGAAAACATGCTGCGCGACATTCAGTTGATGAAAGAGCACAACATCAATGCCGTTCGCACCAGCCACTTCCCATGCCATTCTCGTTGGTACCAGCTTTGTGACCAATATGGTTTGTATGTTATCGATGAAGCCAATATCGAATCTCACCCTCTAGCGTTAAGCCCTGACACCCAAATCGGTGATGATGAATCCTGGTTACCTGCGCACTTAGATCGTGTTAAAGCCATGGTTGAGCGTGATAAGAACCACCCATCAATCATTATTTGGTCGATGGGGAATGAAGCGGGTACAGGTATGATTTTCGATACCATGTACAACTGGATCAAAGAACGTGATAACAGCCGCCCTGTTCAATATGAACCTGCTGGTGAGCTTACTTATACAGATATTGTATGCCCGATGTACCCAACCTTAGAGCGATTAGAGGCATTTGCTAAACAAGGTGATTCGCGCCCAATGATCATGATTGAGTACGCCCATGCGATGGGAAATTCTGTCGGTATCTTAAGTGATTATTGGAGAATCATTGATGCCAACGACAATTTGCAAGGTGGCTTTATTTGGGAGTGGATGGATCATGCCCTAGAGCTAACCAATGAGCGTGGTGAAAAATACTGGGGCTATGGTAAAGATTATCACCCAACCATGCAGACCGATGGCAACTTCATGAACGACGGCTTGGTTGGCGCTGATCGTGTCCCACACCCTCATATGACAGAGGTGAAAAAGGTTTATTCTCCAATTCGCTTTAATGCTATTAATGCGGAAAACGGCATCTTTGAAATTCAAAACCGTTACGACTTTATCAACCTTCAACATCTAGAAATCACCTACGAGATCTTAGCCGACGGTGAAGCTGTTCACTCTGGTTTTATCGCTATTGATGACGTACAACCCAATACAAGAGCTGAGTTTGTCGTTGATATTAATCACGATGTATTTACTGCTGGTAAAGAGCACATCATCACGCTCAGTGCCCGCGAGAAATACCAGAGCGGGTTGCTTGGCCTTGGCGCTGAAATCGGTTGGGGGCAGTTCAATCTTACCGAGCGTTCAGTTGCTCAAAATACGGCTAGTCAACATATCATCAACTCAAATACTGTAGCGGGCTCGACACCAAGTATTGAGCAAACTGCAGACTATGTTGCGGTGACAGGTGATGGGGTTCGCTTTGTCTTTTGCTCACAAACAGGGGATCTCAAACAGTATCAAGTTGGCACACTGAACATCACTGACTTTAGCTTTATTCCTAATTTCTGGCGCGGCATGACCGACAACGATTTAGGCGCTGGCGTTCATGAGTTTGCTTCGGTTTGGAAAGAGGCAGGTCAAAACAAAGAGCTACTCAACCTTGGTTGTGACACCAATGACAGCCTTAACGCTGTCGTCATTAAGGCGCAATTTGCGTTACCGGCTGTTAGCAGTGAAGTGACTTACACCTACACGGTATTTTCATCGGGTGAGATGAAAGTCGACTTTGACTTGGAGGTTGGCGATTCGGAACTGCCAATTCTTCCTCGTGTGGGCTCTCAAATTATACTTCCTCAAGAATTCATGTACATGAAGTGGTACGGGCGCGGTGCAGTAGAGACTTACTCAGATCGTAAAGGTCAGAAAGTCGGTGTTTTCGGCGGTACGCTTTGGGATAACTTCCACGCATACCCACGCCCTCAAGAATCAGGCAACAAGACGGATGTTCGCTGGTTCAAACTGACCAACCTTCATGGTCAAGGTATCGAAGTTGTTGCTGACGACCAATTGCTCAATATGAGTGCTTGGCCGTTTGAAGCTAAAGAACTCGATTTTGTGCCAGATCTCGAAAGTGAAAGTGCTTCAGGCTTAACGCCTATTTCGCAAAAACACGGTGTTGATGTTCAACCTAGTGGCGTTACTACGTTGAATATCGATTTAGCGCAAATGGGAACAGGTGGCCAAAACTCGTGGGGCTCGCTTCCTCCTGCGCAATACCAACTACCCGCGAAGAACTACAACTACTCATTCACCGTTCGCCCAATTAACTAA
- a CDS encoding APC family permease, whose amino-acid sequence MSESSDNRYKMSLMTFLFFSIAGGGFVLKGIVSQYTDWGYNSWILYAVATLCYAVPYVFMIIELSSLEKIKDSESGYQTWLNLILGRKYGFIAGFFYFYVNIFYFVDLLPNCITYFLYTLYSDVEWVTNLTNQMWFKPVISIASIALFWLATWVSMKGPKMLSKLLSFAGYAGFSLTIVFLVSAAYKLSFGEVTFDGQAVVPQWMTTIDLSWSRIASMSWALQSLGGLEALAAYKRNIKGGERSFRLALLLNVVIFSAIMLLSAVMMNMILPADQAAELGLLSAIYVAFQQLGFPLWWTNVIAFFLLVTTLCGSLMLWTAAPVKMLFVDAPKGIFGDKLSVVNNEGTPVNALRMQGILVTFILILFMVGQFSSDINEILVAVKNLNGGAATIPVLFMVIGYLKLRLDSDNKDFKRDFYFLGKGKLLPVLAVVPMLVIFLASTVAALIPSPELWEANFQGSLIQTILGPLSIVGAFAYCSYAYNKWRAKNPNDNSLFNLVGQN is encoded by the coding sequence ATGTCAGAATCATCTGATAATAGATATAAAATGTCGCTAATGACATTTTTGTTCTTCTCTATTGCTGGCGGTGGCTTTGTACTAAAAGGCATAGTCTCTCAATACACTGATTGGGGGTACAACTCGTGGATTCTTTATGCGGTTGCTACACTTTGTTACGCTGTCCCTTACGTGTTTATGATCATTGAGTTGTCGTCGCTTGAAAAGATTAAAGACTCTGAGAGTGGCTACCAAACATGGCTTAATTTAATTCTCGGTAGGAAGTACGGCTTTATTGCGGGCTTCTTCTATTTCTACGTTAATATTTTTTACTTCGTCGATTTGTTGCCTAACTGTATTACTTATTTCTTATATACCTTATACAGCGATGTTGAATGGGTAACTAATTTGACCAATCAGATGTGGTTTAAACCTGTCATTAGTATCGCATCGATTGCACTTTTCTGGTTGGCGACATGGGTATCGATGAAAGGCCCTAAAATGTTGTCGAAGTTACTATCTTTCGCAGGTTATGCTGGCTTCTCGTTAACTATCGTGTTCTTGGTCTCGGCAGCTTATAAATTGTCGTTTGGTGAAGTGACATTTGACGGACAGGCTGTTGTTCCTCAGTGGATGACAACCATTGATCTTTCATGGTCACGCATTGCGTCTATGTCTTGGGCATTGCAATCTTTAGGTGGCTTGGAAGCATTAGCTGCATACAAACGAAACATTAAAGGTGGTGAGCGTTCGTTCCGATTGGCCTTGTTATTAAATGTCGTGATCTTCTCGGCGATCATGCTGCTTTCTGCGGTGATGATGAATATGATCCTGCCAGCAGATCAAGCCGCTGAATTAGGCTTACTTTCTGCAATCTATGTAGCATTCCAGCAACTAGGTTTCCCATTATGGTGGACGAACGTGATTGCATTCTTCCTACTCGTTACAACCTTATGTGGTTCGTTAATGCTGTGGACGGCAGCGCCAGTGAAGATGCTGTTTGTGGATGCACCGAAAGGCATTTTTGGCGACAAGCTATCAGTCGTTAACAACGAAGGGACGCCAGTAAATGCATTACGTATGCAAGGCATCTTGGTTACCTTTATTCTGATTCTATTTATGGTGGGTCAATTCAGTTCAGACATCAATGAAATCCTTGTTGCGGTTAAAAACTTAAACGGCGGAGCGGCAACAATCCCTGTGCTGTTCATGGTGATTGGCTACTTAAAACTACGCCTAGATTCAGATAATAAAGACTTTAAACGTGATTTTTATTTCTTGGGTAAAGGGAAGTTACTACCTGTATTGGCAGTGGTACCGATGTTGGTGATTTTCCTTGCATCAACCGTAGCCGCTTTAATTCCTAGCCCTGAGTTGTGGGAAGCAAACTTCCAAGGTTCACTCATTCAAACTATTCTTGGGCCTCTCAGTATCGTAGGTGCATTTGCATATTGTAGCTACGCGTACAATAAGTGGCGTGCGAAGAACCCGAATGATAATTCGTTATTTAATTTGGTTGGTCAGAACTGA
- a CDS encoding tetratricopeptide repeat protein, which translates to MPAVMTLKNVVIGAMFGLAATGYGITSAHASVTTAPDNHLLSTLKYVELEAEQGDKNMQLFLGRAYIEGSNGLKADPLKGMYWLKKAAADTPEVQAMIGDLFKNGRGLPRDNQQAVEWYTKAANEGSVQAMIELGHYYVSGGGTGKTDCANAIKWFNDASNAGSMDSKRNLVWLYATCSDEEQRDGERALKLAKQIIKRTASNDASDYDNLAAAYAACGEFNDAVKAQQVALSKLEDKDNQRIAKFSQRLELYKQHQTIYSASL; encoded by the coding sequence ATGCCAGCAGTTATGACTTTAAAAAATGTTGTTATCGGTGCGATGTTTGGTTTAGCCGCAACAGGATATGGGATCACATCAGCACATGCTTCTGTAACAACAGCACCAGACAACCATTTATTATCCACTCTTAAGTATGTTGAACTTGAAGCTGAGCAAGGCGATAAAAATATGCAGTTGTTTCTTGGTCGTGCATATATTGAAGGCAGCAACGGTCTAAAAGCCGATCCACTGAAAGGTATGTACTGGCTTAAGAAGGCAGCAGCAGATACACCTGAAGTTCAAGCAATGATTGGTGATTTATTCAAGAATGGTCGTGGTCTACCGCGTGATAATCAACAAGCGGTTGAATGGTATACCAAAGCAGCGAATGAAGGCTCTGTACAAGCAATGATTGAGCTGGGCCATTATTATGTGTCAGGTGGAGGTACAGGTAAGACTGATTGTGCGAACGCCATTAAGTGGTTTAACGATGCATCAAATGCAGGTTCGATGGATTCTAAGCGTAACCTTGTATGGTTATACGCTACTTGCTCAGATGAAGAACAGCGAGATGGAGAGCGTGCGCTTAAGTTAGCAAAACAAATCATTAAGCGCACTGCGTCAAATGATGCGAGCGATTACGATAACCTAGCAGCAGCATACGCAGCATGCGGTGAATTTAACGATGCTGTTAAAGCACAACAGGTTGCCTTGAGTAAACTCGAAGATAAAGACAACCAGCGTATTGCAAAATTTTCGCAACGCTTAGAGCTCTATAAACAGCATCAAACCATTTATAGCGCATCGCTATAA